From a region of the Solanum stenotomum isolate F172 chromosome 2, ASM1918654v1, whole genome shotgun sequence genome:
- the LOC125855899 gene encoding uncharacterized protein LOC125855899: MKAILGSQGVWDIVDKGYTKLANEETLPSNEKEVLLKTRKKDQHALNLIHQCLDDDMFEKVVDATTSKEDWEILQNSLQRVDKVKKIKLQTLRGSFEVLKMNKSKSILDFCSRFMVVVNQLKRYREKVDDVRAVEEILHSLTPKFDYVVCSIEESKDLDSMMVEQLEGSLLAHEEKMKRRKEEPLEQLLKTHASFKGFKGEKSYKGNGQ; the protein is encoded by the coding sequence ATGAAAGCCATTCTTGGCTCTCAAGGTGTTTGGGACATTGTAGACAAAGGGTATACAAAGCTCGCTAATGAGGAAACTTTGCCCTCAAATGAAAAGGAGGTCTTGTTGAAGACAAGAAAGAAAGATCAACATGCCCTCAATCTTATCCATCAATGTTTGGATGATGACATGTTTGAGAAGGTGGTTGATGCAACCACCTCAAAAGAAGATTGGGAGATTTTACAAAATTCTCTTCAAAGAGTTGATAAAGTAAAGAAGATaaaacttcaaactctaaggGGTAGCTTTGAAGttttaaaaatgaacaaatcTAAATCGATTTTGGATTTCTGTTCAAGATTTATGGTTGTGGTAAATCAACTAAAAAGATATAGGGAGAAAGTAGATGATGTGCGTGCGGTAGAAGAGATccttcattctttaacacctaAATTTGATTATGTGGTATGTTCTATTGAGGAGTCTAAAGATTTAGACTCTATGATGGTAGAACAATTGGAAGGTTCTTTACTCGCCCAcgaagagaaaatgaaaaggagaaaagaagagcCACTAGAGCAACTTCTTAAAACCCATGCATCCTTCAAAGGATTTAAAGGTGAGAAAAGCTACAAAGGAAATGGACAATGA